In Rhodomicrobium lacus, the following proteins share a genomic window:
- a CDS encoding acetyl-CoA C-acetyltransferase — protein MGETLRKVAVIGGVRTPFCRGNTGYDDLTNLDLLTAALNGLVEKYHLQGEHIDEVVGGAVVTHARDFNLTREAVIGTKLSEDTPGITLSQACGTSLQAALGSAAKIAIGAIDSAIACGTDTVSDPPIELKRALAKRLAKVSSEKTVKGKATSLLSGFSLGDISVSPPAVAEPRTGLSMGQHCELMAKEWQIPREEQDKLAYESHRNAAAAYDASFLDDLIVPTAGVYRDNNLRPDISLEKLATLKPAFDKENGTLTAANSTPLTDGASAVLLASEDWAKAHGLTPQAYLTFGQHWAIDFVDAGKGLLMAPTVAVSKMLDRAGLTLQDFDFYEIHEAFAAQVLCTLKAWEDADYCKTMLGKDKPLGSIDRAKLNVKGSSLAYGHPFAATGARIIAQLAKILEENGGGRGLISICTAGGMGVCAILERPKGDVRPEQTKPAHEGEPAEPKATAGEAASAEVANVPPPVPDEQPAPPEVPGDPTSEAVRKQLY, from the coding sequence ATGGGTGAGACATTACGCAAGGTGGCCGTGATCGGCGGCGTCCGCACGCCCTTCTGTCGGGGCAATACGGGCTATGACGATCTGACCAACCTCGACCTTCTCACGGCGGCGCTGAACGGACTCGTCGAGAAGTACCATCTTCAGGGCGAGCATATCGACGAGGTGGTGGGCGGCGCGGTCGTCACGCACGCCCGCGACTTCAACCTTACGCGCGAAGCCGTCATCGGCACGAAGCTTTCCGAGGACACGCCCGGCATCACGCTGAGCCAGGCTTGCGGGACGAGCCTGCAGGCGGCGCTCGGATCGGCGGCAAAGATCGCCATCGGCGCCATCGACAGCGCGATCGCTTGCGGCACGGACACGGTTTCCGACCCACCCATCGAGCTGAAGCGCGCGCTTGCGAAGCGGCTCGCCAAGGTATCGAGCGAAAAAACGGTCAAGGGCAAGGCGACGTCGCTTCTCTCCGGCTTTTCGCTGGGCGACATCTCCGTCAGCCCGCCTGCGGTGGCGGAGCCGCGCACCGGCCTTTCCATGGGCCAGCATTGCGAACTCATGGCGAAGGAATGGCAGATCCCGCGCGAGGAGCAGGACAAGCTCGCCTATGAGAGCCACAGGAACGCCGCGGCGGCCTACGACGCGTCCTTCCTCGACGATCTGATCGTGCCGACGGCGGGCGTCTACCGCGACAACAATCTGCGCCCCGACATCAGCCTCGAAAAGCTCGCCACGCTGAAGCCCGCCTTCGACAAGGAGAACGGCACGCTCACCGCGGCGAATTCCACGCCGCTGACGGATGGCGCGTCCGCCGTGCTGCTGGCCTCCGAAGATTGGGCAAAGGCGCATGGGCTCACGCCGCAAGCCTACCTCACCTTCGGCCAGCACTGGGCCATCGACTTCGTGGACGCCGGGAAGGGTCTCCTCATGGCACCGACCGTCGCCGTGTCGAAGATGCTCGACCGCGCTGGCCTCACGCTTCAGGACTTCGACTTCTACGAGATCCACGAGGCATTCGCCGCGCAGGTGCTGTGCACGCTGAAGGCCTGGGAAGATGCCGATTATTGCAAGACGATGCTCGGCAAGGACAAGCCGCTCGGCTCCATCGACCGCGCGAAGCTGAACGTCAAGGGATCGAGCCTCGCCTACGGTCATCCCTTTGCGGCGACGGGCGCGCGCATCATCGCCCAGCTCGCGAAAATCCTCGAAGAGAACGGCGGTGGGCGCGGGCTGATTTCCATCTGCACGGCGGGCGGCATGGGCGTCTGCGCGATCCTCGAACGCCCGAAGGGCGATGTGCGCCCCGAACAGACGAAGCCCGCGCATGAGGGCGAACCGGCCGAACCGAAGGCGACAGCGGGCGAAGCGGCAAGCGCCGAAGTCGCGAACGTTCCGCCGCCGGTGCCGGACGAGCAGCCCGCGCCGCCCGAGGTTCCCGGCGATCCGACGAGCGAGGCCGTCCGCAAACAGCTTTATTGA
- a CDS encoding 3-hydroxyacyl-CoA dehydrogenase NAD-binding domain-containing protein, whose translation MSADIANLKHWQYTVDLEKIAWATFDVKGQSHNTLGREQFEELDRIVTAVAHGAQDCSVRGLVILSGKDKSFIAGANIKEFDDIKTEEDVIEAVRAGTAVFDRIEALPVPVVAAINGACLGGGLEFALACHYRIATREDSTRIGLPEVKLGIIPGLNGSARWLRQAGPLSALPPMIAGKLLRPGQARAAGAVDQLVPTRHELKWAARKAVLKNARSQPSRAWQPLLMFEPGRAILASRMRKETAAKVRAEHYPAPFRLIDLFEKHGGSFDDMKRAETKFFAPLMISDQSRNLRRVFRLSEMLKAEAPKDGWRPARVHVIGAGTMGADIAMACVREGLEVSLQDNSSEAVEKALKRADAFFRKRMRSPLEAEKARARLLADPQGAQIHRADVVIEAIYENLDAKRALFAEVEPKLKPGALLATNTSSLQIEDIASALKDLSRLIGLHFFNPVTVLPLVEVVKGAESREEEIRRGAAFVARIGKLPLIVKSSPGFLVNRTLAPYMFGAMQKLAEGTPKEKIDAAAEEFGMPVGPIELVDIVGLDVALSVAKILKLQTPDDHPLMQLVAEKKLGKKTGEGFYKWVDGKREKPATAPNFAKADLSVLGRELIAPLIDESEKALADGVVADADHVDAGAVFGAGFAPFRGGPLHYRASLKAKENGAAKTGGEPVHAR comes from the coding sequence ATGTCAGCCGATATCGCGAACCTCAAGCACTGGCAGTACACGGTCGATCTCGAAAAGATCGCCTGGGCTACCTTCGACGTGAAGGGTCAGTCGCACAATACGCTCGGCCGCGAGCAGTTCGAGGAACTCGACCGCATCGTGACGGCGGTGGCGCATGGCGCGCAGGATTGCTCCGTGCGCGGCCTCGTCATCCTGTCCGGCAAGGACAAGAGCTTCATCGCGGGCGCGAACATCAAGGAATTCGACGACATCAAGACCGAAGAGGACGTGATCGAGGCGGTCCGCGCAGGAACCGCCGTGTTCGACCGCATCGAGGCTCTGCCGGTGCCTGTGGTCGCCGCGATCAACGGCGCATGTCTCGGCGGCGGCCTCGAATTCGCGCTCGCCTGCCATTATCGCATCGCGACGCGCGAGGACTCGACCCGCATCGGCCTGCCCGAGGTCAAGCTCGGCATCATTCCGGGGCTGAACGGCTCGGCGCGGTGGCTGCGTCAGGCCGGCCCTCTGAGCGCGCTGCCTCCCATGATCGCGGGCAAGCTGCTCCGGCCGGGGCAGGCAAGGGCGGCGGGGGCGGTCGACCAGCTCGTGCCGACCCGCCATGAACTGAAATGGGCGGCGCGCAAGGCCGTGCTCAAGAACGCCCGCTCGCAGCCTTCGCGCGCATGGCAGCCGCTTCTCATGTTCGAGCCGGGGCGCGCGATCCTCGCAAGCCGCATGCGCAAGGAAACCGCCGCCAAGGTGCGCGCGGAGCACTATCCCGCGCCGTTCCGCCTGATCGACCTGTTCGAGAAGCACGGCGGCAGCTTCGACGACATGAAGCGCGCCGAGACGAAATTCTTTGCGCCGCTGATGATTTCCGACCAGTCGCGCAATCTGCGTCGCGTGTTCCGCTTGTCCGAGATGCTGAAGGCCGAGGCGCCGAAGGATGGCTGGCGTCCGGCGCGCGTGCATGTGATCGGCGCGGGCACGATGGGCGCGGATATCGCCATGGCCTGCGTGCGCGAAGGTCTGGAGGTTTCGCTTCAGGACAACTCGTCCGAAGCGGTGGAGAAGGCGTTGAAGCGGGCCGATGCGTTCTTCAGGAAGCGCATGCGTTCGCCTCTCGAAGCGGAAAAGGCGAGGGCGCGGCTTCTCGCCGACCCGCAAGGCGCGCAGATCCATCGCGCGGATGTCGTGATCGAGGCGATCTACGAGAATCTCGATGCGAAACGCGCGCTGTTCGCCGAGGTGGAGCCGAAGCTGAAGCCGGGCGCGCTGCTCGCCACGAACACTTCGTCGCTCCAGATCGAGGACATCGCGAGCGCGCTCAAAGATCTGTCGCGCCTCATCGGGCTGCATTTCTTCAATCCCGTCACCGTGCTTCCGCTCGTGGAAGTGGTGAAGGGCGCGGAGAGCCGCGAGGAGGAAATCCGGCGCGGCGCGGCGTTCGTCGCGCGCATCGGCAAGCTGCCGCTCATCGTGAAATCCTCGCCCGGCTTCCTCGTGAACCGCACGCTCGCGCCCTACATGTTCGGCGCGATGCAGAAGCTTGCCGAGGGCACGCCGAAGGAGAAGATCGACGCGGCGGCGGAAGAGTTCGGCATGCCGGTCGGCCCGATCGAGCTTGTCGATATCGTGGGCCTGGACGTGGCGCTGAGCGTGGCAAAAATCCTCAAGCTTCAGACGCCGGACGATCACCCGCTGATGCAGCTCGTCGCCGAAAAGAAGCTCGGCAAGAAGACGGGCGAAGGGTTCTACAAATGGGTTGACGGCAAGCGCGAGAAACCGGCCACCGCGCCGAATTTCGCAAAAGCCGATTTATCGGTGCTCGGGCGTGAGCTGATCGCGCCGCTGATCGACGAAAGCGAGAAGGCGCTGGCCGATGGCGTGGTGGCAGATGCCGATCACGTCGACGCGGGCGCTGTGTTCGGCGCGGGCTTTGCGCCGTTCAGGGGCGGCCCGCTGCATTACCGCGCGTCGCTGAAGGCGAAGGAAAACGGCGCGGCGAAGACCGGCGGCGAGCCGGTCCACGCGCGTTGA
- a CDS encoding acyl-CoA dehydrogenase yields MIGFLFIVLAVAAAFALAIRREALWTWAVWLAGVTLVWKLGLFDGELQGLDVSTWALLGWLPSAFLGLLAWRPVRRAVVTRPAFKTVKRVLPPVSKTEQEALDAGTIGFDAELFSGRPDWNKLRAVDPVVLTPEEQHFLDHETEELCQKLNDWDIRHNRHGIPDDILTFIREKGFLGMLISKEHGGLGFSPQAQSVILGKVSSRNPDASIVVMVPNSLGPGELIEQFGTDEQKKRWLEPLAKGKEIPCFALTSPSAGSDAAAMRDVGYVTRGTHDGKETLGIRVSFDKRYITLAPKATLVGLAFHLFDPENILGKGDDIGITLALIPADHPGVEIGNRHLPAGSSFPNGPVRGTDVFIPIDWVVGGRDRVGQGWRMLMSCLAAGRAISLPASATAGAKQLLRVTSAYARVRKQFSIPIGCMEGIQEKLADIVEAAYTLEAARAVTSAMISAGAKPAVISAIMKYQSTERMRKALDAALDIHGGKGICDGPKNYLQAAFQISPVSITVEGANILSRSLIVFAQGALRSHPYLYSEIEAAQNPDHAKGFAAFEDAFEKHAAFSVSNVFGALFQNITAGIFARSPINAPVPYYYAQLERAATNFALAADFSVMTLGGGLKVKQRLTGRLADALSELYFIACLLKRYEDDGARPTERPVFDYAVKSAFYRFYAALSDAFDNYPSRGGGYFLRALVFPVGNHWAKPSDALAKEVVTSVLEPGELRDRLTRYIYVSKDENDPTGVLEAAFLKTFVSEEADKKLDKAVRAGLVKRYLGNDWFKEAVDKAILTPTEADALREAERLVAKVIAVDDFEPAELEPHYTRERKAAEGASDKRAPDRVTADAPAAE; encoded by the coding sequence ATGATCGGCTTTCTGTTCATCGTCCTTGCTGTCGCGGCGGCCTTCGCTCTCGCCATCAGGCGCGAGGCACTCTGGACGTGGGCGGTGTGGCTCGCAGGCGTCACGCTTGTTTGGAAGCTCGGTCTTTTCGACGGGGAATTGCAGGGGCTCGACGTCTCGACATGGGCGCTGCTCGGCTGGCTTCCCTCCGCCTTCCTCGGCCTACTCGCTTGGCGCCCGGTGCGTCGCGCCGTGGTGACGCGCCCCGCGTTCAAGACGGTGAAGCGCGTACTGCCGCCGGTGTCGAAGACGGAGCAGGAGGCACTCGACGCGGGCACGATCGGCTTCGACGCCGAACTTTTTTCGGGGCGCCCCGACTGGAACAAGCTGCGCGCCGTCGATCCCGTGGTGCTTACGCCCGAAGAACAGCATTTTCTCGATCACGAAACCGAGGAGCTTTGCCAGAAGCTCAACGACTGGGACATCCGTCACAACCGCCACGGCATCCCCGACGACATCCTGACCTTCATCCGCGAGAAGGGCTTTCTCGGCATGCTCATATCGAAGGAGCATGGCGGGCTCGGCTTCTCGCCGCAGGCGCAATCGGTCATCCTCGGCAAGGTGTCGTCGCGCAACCCGGACGCGTCCATCGTCGTCATGGTGCCGAATTCGCTGGGGCCCGGCGAACTCATCGAGCAGTTCGGCACGGACGAGCAGAAGAAGCGCTGGCTCGAACCGCTGGCGAAGGGCAAGGAAATCCCGTGCTTCGCGCTGACGAGCCCCTCTGCGGGGTCCGACGCCGCCGCAATGCGCGACGTCGGCTATGTCACGCGCGGCACTCATGACGGCAAGGAGACGCTCGGCATCCGCGTGTCCTTCGACAAGCGCTATATCACGCTTGCGCCCAAGGCGACGCTCGTCGGCCTCGCCTTCCACCTGTTCGACCCCGAGAACATCCTCGGCAAGGGCGACGACATCGGCATCACGCTGGCGCTGATCCCCGCCGACCATCCGGGCGTCGAGATCGGCAACCGGCATCTGCCTGCGGGTTCGTCCTTTCCAAACGGGCCGGTGCGGGGCACCGACGTGTTCATCCCCATCGACTGGGTGGTGGGCGGCAGGGACCGCGTGGGCCAGGGCTGGCGCATGCTGATGTCGTGTCTTGCGGCGGGGCGCGCGATCTCGCTTCCCGCGTCGGCCACGGCGGGCGCGAAGCAGCTTCTGCGCGTCACGAGCGCCTATGCCCGCGTGCGCAAGCAATTCTCGATCCCGATCGGGTGTATGGAGGGCATTCAGGAGAAGCTCGCCGACATCGTCGAGGCGGCTTACACGCTCGAAGCCGCCCGCGCGGTCACGTCGGCCATGATTTCGGCAGGGGCCAAGCCCGCCGTCATCTCGGCCATCATGAAATACCAGTCCACGGAGCGGATGCGGAAGGCTCTCGACGCCGCCCTCGACATCCACGGCGGCAAAGGCATCTGCGACGGACCGAAGAACTACCTTCAGGCCGCGTTCCAGATCTCGCCGGTGTCGATCACGGTGGAAGGGGCGAACATCCTTTCGCGCAGCCTGATCGTGTTCGCGCAAGGGGCGCTGCGGTCGCACCCTTACCTTTATTCCGAAATCGAGGCCGCGCAGAACCCGGATCACGCGAAAGGTTTCGCCGCCTTCGAGGACGCCTTCGAGAAGCACGCGGCCTTTTCGGTGTCGAACGTGTTCGGCGCGCTGTTCCAAAACATAACGGCGGGGATCTTCGCGCGCTCGCCCATCAACGCGCCGGTGCCCTATTACTACGCGCAGCTTGAGCGCGCCGCGACCAACTTCGCGCTCGCGGCCGATTTCTCGGTGATGACGCTCGGCGGCGGCCTCAAGGTCAAGCAGCGCCTCACGGGGAGGCTCGCCGACGCGCTTTCCGAGCTTTACTTCATCGCCTGCCTCTTGAAGCGCTATGAGGACGATGGCGCTCGGCCGACGGAGAGACCGGTGTTCGACTACGCCGTGAAGTCGGCCTTCTATCGGTTCTATGCCGCGCTTTCCGACGCCTTCGATAATTATCCGTCCAGGGGCGGGGGCTATTTCCTGCGCGCGCTCGTCTTCCCCGTCGGCAATCACTGGGCAAAGCCGTCCGATGCGCTCGCGAAGGAAGTCGTGACGTCGGTGCTGGAGCCGGGCGAGCTTCGCGACCGTCTTACGCGCTACATCTATGTGTCGAAGGATGAGAACGACCCGACCGGCGTGCTCGAAGCGGCGTTCCTGAAGACGTTCGTCAGCGAGGAGGCGGACAAGAAGCTCGACAAGGCCGTGCGCGCCGGTCTCGTGAAGCGTTATCTCGGCAACGACTGGTTCAAGGAGGCCGTCGACAAGGCGATTCTGACGCCCACAGAAGCCGACGCGCTGCGCGAGGCGGAGCGGCTCGTGGCGAAGGTGATCGCCGTGGACGACTTCGAGCCCGCCGAGCTTGAGCCGCATTACACGAGGGAGCGCAAGGCAGCAGAAGGCGCGTCGGACAAACGCGCGCCCGACCGCGTCACAGCGGATGCGCCCGCCGCCGAATAA
- a CDS encoding superoxide dismutase — protein sequence MIAVNRRTFLTGAAAFSTYIMMDRSFAQASGPFKLPPLPYAFDALEPTIDARTMELHHDKHHAAYVNNLNAALKDHPKIAEWPLSQILAKLDEIPDTIRTTVRNNAGGHANHTMFWQVMARDGGEPQGDLKAAIDRDFGGLDKLKEALNTAGTKVFGSGWVFVTVDKDGKLALVAAPNQDTPLMKETRVLFGNDVWEHAYYLKYQNRRPDYLKAWWDVVNWKAVGDRYAAARAGGLDI from the coding sequence ATGATCGCCGTCAATCGCAGAACCTTTCTCACCGGAGCAGCGGCATTTTCCACGTACATCATGATGGACCGCTCATTCGCTCAAGCGTCCGGCCCGTTCAAGCTCCCGCCGCTGCCTTATGCATTCGATGCGCTTGAGCCGACGATCGACGCGAGGACCATGGAACTGCATCACGACAAGCATCACGCCGCTTATGTGAACAACCTGAACGCCGCGCTGAAGGATCATCCGAAGATCGCGGAATGGCCGCTCTCGCAGATCCTCGCGAAACTCGACGAGATCCCCGACACGATCCGCACGACTGTGCGCAACAACGCAGGCGGCCACGCCAATCACACGATGTTCTGGCAGGTGATGGCCAGAGACGGCGGCGAGCCGCAGGGCGACCTGAAGGCCGCCATCGACCGCGATTTCGGCGGGCTCGACAAGCTGAAAGAAGCCCTCAACACCGCCGGGACCAAGGTCTTCGGGTCCGGCTGGGTCTTCGTCACGGTCGACAAGGACGGGAAGCTGGCCCTCGTCGCGGCGCCCAATCAGGACACGCCGCTGATGAAGGAGACGCGCGTCCTGTTCGGCAACGACGTCTGGGAGCACGCCTATTATTTGAAGTATCAGAACAGGCGGCCCGATTACCTGAAAGCGTGGTGGGACGTGGTGAACTGGAAGGCCGTCGGCGACCGATACGCCGCCGCGAGGGCGGGGGGCCTCGATATCTAG
- a CDS encoding metallopeptidase family protein — protein MPWGSPRTHEEFEAAARAVLTGLPEEFRAALGDVSVEIADFADAETLDTMDIRDPYDLLGLYHGVGLPSKSVWDPVSLPDRIFLYRFPIMDYAHRNREPVRRVIRHVLIHEIGHHFGFSDADMDEIESGA, from the coding sequence ATGCCGTGGGGCAGCCCTAGGACTCACGAGGAATTCGAGGCGGCCGCTCGGGCGGTCTTGACCGGACTACCCGAGGAGTTCCGCGCGGCGCTGGGCGATGTGTCGGTGGAAATCGCCGATTTCGCCGACGCGGAAACCCTCGACACAATGGACATTCGTGATCCTTACGACTTGCTCGGGCTGTATCATGGCGTCGGACTGCCTTCCAAAAGCGTGTGGGATCCGGTGAGTTTGCCGGACAGGATATTCCTTTATCGCTTTCCCATCATGGATTACGCCCACCGCAACCGAGAGCCGGTAAGACGCGTCATCCGCCACGTGCTCATTCACGAGATCGGTCATCATTTCGGCTTCTCCGACGCCGACATGGACGAGATCGAGTCGGGCGCCTAA
- the rfbC gene encoding dTDP-4-dehydrorhamnose 3,5-epimerase produces MLFQQALLEGAFVIEPEPSRDERGFFARTFCTREFEARGLASHFVQHSISSTVRKGTVRGMHFQKPPHAEVKVVTCTRGAIFDAIVDLRPASPTFRRWQGFQLTSDNHRRLYIPEGFAHGFQTLTDEVEVSYLISAFYAPESASGIRHDDPAIGIDWPLCVSSISDKDRSWPPLDVPTVPIPS; encoded by the coding sequence ATGCTGTTCCAGCAGGCACTGCTTGAGGGTGCTTTCGTTATCGAACCGGAACCAAGTCGCGATGAAAGGGGCTTTTTCGCCCGAACTTTTTGTACACGCGAATTCGAAGCCAGGGGCTTGGCATCGCATTTCGTTCAGCACTCGATATCGTCAACCGTTCGGAAGGGCACGGTGCGCGGCATGCACTTCCAGAAGCCACCTCACGCCGAGGTGAAAGTGGTGACATGCACAAGGGGCGCGATCTTTGACGCGATTGTCGATCTGCGCCCGGCTTCGCCGACTTTTCGCAGATGGCAGGGCTTCCAACTGACCTCTGACAACCACAGGCGCCTTTACATCCCCGAAGGGTTCGCCCATGGCTTCCAGACCCTGACCGATGAGGTCGAGGTGTCCTATCTCATATCCGCTTTCTACGCGCCGGAAAGTGCCAGCGGCATCCGCCATGACGATCCTGCGATCGGCATCGATTGGCCGCTTTGCGTCAGTTCGATATCGGACAAAGACCGGAGCTGGCCGCCTTTAGACGTCCCGACGGTCCCCATTCCCTCCTGA
- a CDS encoding class I SAM-dependent methyltransferase — translation MGESRSEPDKIFLCRSCGTPVRTTFVDLGMSPLCESFIAGDSVDAMEPYYPLHALVCGECFLVQLKEYVSPDDIFREYAYFSSYSSSWVEHARSYANTIAKRLSLGPDSLVVELASNDGYLLQHFLPLDIPCLGIEPAINVAKVAIDKGIPTITEFFGVALARKLVAQGRSADLVIGNNVLAQVPDLNDFVAGIAIVLKPEGVATLEFPHLERLIEENQFDTIYHEHFSYFSFTTVQILALRHGLKVVDVEKLPTHGGSLRVHLARKTSKRVATEAVEALQSHETSTGFSDIGFYTGFGEKVRRTKRGILRCLSDIKDAGGRICGYGAPGKGNTLLNYCGIGTDFLDFTVDRNPYKHGRYTPGMHIPIFPVEKIDAVKPDYVFILPWNLKAEIMHQMSHIADWGGKFIVPIPSPQIIDPKDVH, via the coding sequence ATGGGCGAATCACGTTCAGAACCAGACAAGATATTTCTGTGCCGCTCATGTGGAACGCCTGTCAGAACGACATTCGTCGACCTTGGAATGTCTCCACTCTGCGAGAGTTTCATAGCCGGCGATAGCGTAGACGCCATGGAACCATATTATCCGCTTCATGCTCTTGTATGTGGCGAGTGCTTCCTTGTTCAACTCAAGGAATATGTTTCACCCGACGACATCTTCCGTGAGTACGCATATTTCTCATCGTATTCATCGTCGTGGGTGGAGCATGCACGATCCTACGCCAACACGATCGCAAAACGCCTTTCCCTTGGACCCGACAGCCTCGTCGTGGAACTGGCCAGCAATGACGGTTACTTGCTGCAACACTTCTTGCCGCTCGATATTCCATGTCTTGGCATCGAGCCCGCGATCAACGTGGCCAAGGTGGCCATCGACAAGGGCATTCCGACGATCACCGAGTTCTTTGGTGTCGCGCTTGCCCGAAAGCTCGTCGCTCAAGGCAGATCGGCCGACCTCGTCATCGGCAACAATGTCCTCGCCCAGGTCCCGGACCTGAACGACTTCGTCGCCGGCATCGCCATCGTGCTGAAGCCGGAAGGTGTCGCAACCCTGGAATTTCCGCATCTCGAACGGCTGATCGAGGAAAACCAGTTCGACACGATCTACCACGAGCATTTCTCCTACTTCTCTTTCACCACCGTCCAGATCCTTGCCCTCAGGCACGGTCTCAAGGTCGTGGATGTCGAGAAACTGCCGACGCACGGCGGATCGCTCCGCGTTCACCTTGCGCGCAAGACATCGAAGCGCGTGGCCACGGAAGCGGTCGAGGCGCTTCAGTCGCACGAGACTTCGACGGGCTTTTCGGACATCGGCTTCTATACCGGTTTCGGCGAGAAGGTGCGGCGGACGAAGCGCGGTATCCTGCGCTGCCTTAGCGATATCAAGGACGCAGGCGGCCGCATTTGCGGCTACGGCGCACCGGGGAAGGGCAACACGCTTCTCAACTACTGCGGTATCGGCACCGACTTCCTGGATTTCACCGTCGATCGCAATCCCTACAAGCACGGCCGCTATACGCCCGGCATGCATATCCCGATCTTCCCCGTCGAGAAGATCGACGCGGTGAAGCCCGACTATGTCTTCATCCTCCCCTGGAACCTCAAGGCGGAAATCATGCACCAGATGAGCCACATCGCAGACTGGGGCGGCAAATTTATCGTGCCCATTCCGAGCCCGCAAATCATCGATCCGAAGGACGTGCATTGA
- a CDS encoding glucose-1-phosphate cytidylyltransferase, which yields MKVVLFCGGLGTRIREYSEKVPKPMIPVGSQPIMMHIMQYYSRYGHRDFILCLGYKANIIKEFFLNYKPQLFTDCVVSNHGEKVEFLDAMPADWSVSLIDTGIWRNIGERLMEVRAHLIHEEMFLANYSDGLSDVDLDDMIEKFRQSGKVACFLATRPPLTYHLVDMDSAGTVREFRSSNRSEMWINGGYFIMTPKIFDYMQPGEELVLEPFQRLIDDGQLMAYRYEGFWRSMDTLRDRQTLEDMVEKGQMPWSVERKGQGKLSQSLSEVSRA from the coding sequence ATGAAAGTCGTTCTGTTCTGCGGCGGTCTTGGTACGCGCATTCGCGAATATTCGGAGAAAGTGCCGAAGCCGATGATTCCCGTCGGCTCTCAGCCGATCATGATGCACATCATGCAGTATTACAGCCGTTACGGACACCGCGACTTCATTCTGTGCCTCGGCTACAAGGCGAATATCATCAAGGAATTCTTCCTGAACTACAAACCGCAGCTCTTCACGGACTGCGTCGTGTCCAATCACGGTGAAAAGGTCGAATTTCTCGATGCCATGCCCGCCGACTGGTCGGTGTCGTTGATCGACACGGGCATCTGGCGGAACATCGGCGAGCGCCTGATGGAGGTGCGTGCCCATCTCATCCATGAAGAGATGTTCCTCGCCAATTACAGCGACGGTCTCTCCGATGTCGATCTCGACGACATGATCGAGAAGTTCAGGCAGAGTGGCAAGGTTGCCTGCTTCCTCGCGACCCGCCCTCCCCTCACCTATCATCTCGTCGATATGGACAGCGCCGGAACCGTGCGGGAATTTCGGTCATCGAACAGGTCCGAAATGTGGATCAACGGCGGATATTTCATCATGACGCCGAAGATCTTCGACTATATGCAGCCGGGAGAGGAACTGGTGCTGGAGCCCTTCCAGCGGCTCATCGACGACGGGCAACTGATGGCCTACAGGTATGAAGGCTTCTGGCGCTCGATGGATACGCTGCGCGACCGCCAGACGCTGGAGGACATGGTCGAAAAGGGGCAGATGCCCTGGAGCGTCGAGCGCAAGGGACAGGGCAAGCTGTCGCAATCGCTGTCGGAGGTTTCGCGTGCTTGA
- a CDS encoding PIG-L deacetylase family protein has protein sequence MLELALRRQPLHILCLGAHSDDIEIGVGGTLLHWIATGAELHVHWAILAANGERAFEAKASAADFLTGAKKTAIEVHAFRDGYFGYEGAALKDWFEGLKRRVSPDIVFTHAREDAHQDHREVSALTWNSFRDHTILEYEIPKWDGDMRPLNMFVPLPAATVERKIELLERHFGSQRSKDWFDAATFRGLARLRGMECRAAEGFAEAFTVRKSILALA, from the coding sequence GTGCTTGAGCTTGCGCTTCGCAGGCAGCCGCTTCACATCCTCTGTCTCGGCGCACATTCCGACGATATCGAGATCGGCGTCGGCGGCACGCTTCTTCACTGGATCGCGACCGGGGCGGAACTGCATGTGCACTGGGCGATTCTGGCAGCGAACGGCGAGCGCGCCTTCGAGGCGAAAGCCTCCGCCGCGGACTTCCTGACCGGCGCGAAGAAGACTGCGATCGAGGTGCACGCGTTTCGCGACGGCTACTTCGGCTATGAGGGAGCCGCTCTGAAAGACTGGTTCGAGGGGCTGAAACGGCGCGTGTCGCCGGACATCGTCTTCACCCATGCTCGCGAGGATGCGCATCAGGATCATCGAGAGGTGTCGGCTCTCACCTGGAACAGCTTCCGCGATCACACCATCCTCGAATACGAAATCCCGAAGTGGGACGGCGACATGCGCCCGCTCAACATGTTCGTGCCGCTTCCGGCCGCGACGGTCGAGCGCAAGATCGAGCTTCTTGAGCGTCATTTCGGCTCTCAGCGCTCGAAGGACTGGTTCGACGCTGCGACTTTCCGTGGCCTCGCACGATTGCGGGGCATGGAGTGCCGCGCCGCGGAAGGGTTCGCTGAAGCCTTCACGGTTCGCAAGTCCATCCTCGCGCTCGCCTGA